The DNA sequence GGAGTTACTGGACGCATTTTCTTTACTGCCATTGTCTAATTCTTTAGATTCCGCTGTAAAAATCAATAACTTCACCTTCTGCAACTTGGACAAAAGCTTTCTTATAGCTGTTGCTACGACCAGAAATGATCGAAGACTTAGCATAACGTGTGCGTTTTTTTCCCAAGTAGCGCGCTGTACGTACAGCTACAACGTTAACGCCGTACATACGCTCAACCTCTTTCTTTACTTCCAACTTGTTAGCGTTAAGGTCTACAATGAAACCATATACACCACTTTCGTTTTGAAGTGAGGCTTTTTCGGTAACCAAAGGTTTTTTAAGTACACTCATGATTAAGCGAATAATTTTTCAATTTTCTCAATAGAACTCTCAAAAAGCACTAGGCTATCTGCGTTCAACACATCATAAGTGTTAATTGAATCAACATCAGCAACTTTTGCTTTGCGAATATTACGCGCAGCCATGTTTACATTGTCATTCAAATCACCAGTGACAGCCAAAATTTTCTTTCCATCCAAAGAAAGACCTTTAAGGATGCTCACGAATTCCTTCGTTTTAGGAGCGTCCAAATTCACATCTTCGATAACGATGATGTTTTGATCTTTAGCTTTGTAAGAAAGAGCAGACATACGTGCCAAAGCTTTAACTTTCTTGTTCAATTTAAAGCCATAATTACGTGGGCGAGGACCGAAAGCTCTACCACCACCAACGAAAACAGGAGACTTCAAAGATCCTGCACGTGCAGTACCTGTACCCTTCTGTTTCTTGATTTTTTTAGTAGATCCTGCGATCTCACTACGTTCTTTAGACTTGTGAGTACCTTGTCTCTGATTAGCCAAGTACTGTTTCACGTCTAAGTAGATTGCGTGATCGTTGGGCTCAACAGCGAAGATTGAGTCTTGCAACTCAACTTTTTTGCCGCTTTCGCTACCGTCAACTTTTAATACCGAAATCTCCATTGAATTACTTTTCTAGAATTACAAATGAATTTTTAGCGCCTGGGATAGAACCGCTCACTACAAGCAAATTCTTCTCAGAGTACACTTTCATAACACGCAAGTTCTGAATCTTAACGCGATCACCACCCATACGTCCAGCCATACGAAGACCTTTAAATACGCGTGATGGGAACGAAGCCGCTCCAATAGAACCTGGTGCGCGAAGACGGTTATGTTGACCGTGCGTAGCTTGTCCAACACCACCAAAACCGTGACGTTTAACAACACCTTGGAAACCTTTACCTTTGGAAGTTCCAATAGCGTCTACGAAATCACCCTCTTCAAACACATTCTCTACTCGAATCTCGTTACCCAAAGCAACTTCACCTTCGAAGTCACGGAACTCAACGAGCTTTCTCTTTGGAGTAGTGTTTGCTTTAGCGAAATGCCCTTGCATCGCTTTCGAAGTGTTCTTAGCTTTCTTATCGCCGAAGCCAAGCTGAACAGCATCATAGCCGTCTGATTCGACGGTCTTTACTTGTGTGATAACACAAGGACCAACCTCTACAAGTGTGCATGCGACATTTTTTTGTCCATCGGCACTGTAGATGCTAGTCATTCCGATTTTTTTACCGATAATACCAGACATACTAACTTTTTAGTATAAAATAAATTAAAATATACGAACGACCATTCGCTCGCCATTCTAAAGGACTGCAAAGTTAGGAATTATTCTCAAGAACCAAAACAATTAGAGAAATATTAAGTCACATCTCACTAAAAAAAAGGGACTTACGAAATAGAATAATTTCCCAACAACAATTAACCTCTTGAGGGATTTACAAAAAGCATGCAGAAAAGAGCAAAGCACCCCCAATTTACAGTATAAAAATGTGAATTTTCGACACCTCAAGCTTTCCTACCATTCGATCACCCTATAAAGCTATTCTGCAATTTTGCGCATAAAAAAAGGTCTGAAGCTAAAGCTCCAGACCCTTAATATCAATTAAGACACAAGATTAAACCTTGATCTCAACATCTACACCTGATGGCAATTCCAATTTCATCAATGCATCTACAGTTTTAGCTGAGTTTGAGTAGATATCTACCAAACGCTTGTAAGTACAAATTTGAAATTGCTCACGTGATTTTTTGTTAACGTGAGGTGAACGCAATACAGTGAAACGTTCTTTTTCAGTTGGCAATGGAATTGGACCGCTTACTACAGCACCCGTTGCCTTAACTGCCTTTACGATTTTCTCAGAAGACTTGTCTACCAAGTTGTGATCGTAAGACTTTAGCTTTATTCTAATTTTTTGATTCATATCTATCTAACGCTCTTATTCTCCTTTCGCTTCTGCGATAATATCTTTAGCCAAGTTGTTTGGAACTGGATCGTAGTGTGAGAACGTCAAAGACGCAGACCCACGACCAGAAGTGATCGTACGTAAATCTGTTACGTAACCGAACAACTCAGACAATGGCACATCAGCTTTGATTACTGAAGCAGTACCTTTAGAGTCCATACCTTTCATGATACCGCGACGACGGTTCA is a window from the Persicobacter psychrovividus genome containing:
- the rplC gene encoding 50S ribosomal protein L3, whose amino-acid sequence is MSGIIGKKIGMTSIYSADGQKNVACTLVEVGPCVITQVKTVESDGYDAVQLGFGDKKAKNTSKAMQGHFAKANTTPKRKLVEFRDFEGEVALGNEIRVENVFEEGDFVDAIGTSKGKGFQGVVKRHGFGGVGQATHGQHNRLRAPGSIGAASFPSRVFKGLRMAGRMGGDRVKIQNLRVMKVYSEKNLLVVSGSIPGAKNSFVILEK
- the rplW gene encoding 50S ribosomal protein L23 is translated as MSVLKKPLVTEKASLQNESGVYGFIVDLNANKLEVKKEVERMYGVNVVAVRTARYLGKKRTRYAKSSIISGRSNSYKKAFVQVAEGEVIDFYSGI
- the rplD gene encoding 50S ribosomal protein L4, with product MEISVLKVDGSESGKKVELQDSIFAVEPNDHAIYLDVKQYLANQRQGTHKSKERSEIAGSTKKIKKQKGTGTARAGSLKSPVFVGGGRAFGPRPRNYGFKLNKKVKALARMSALSYKAKDQNIIVIEDVNLDAPKTKEFVSILKGLSLDGKKILAVTGDLNDNVNMAARNIRKAKVADVDSINTYDVLNADSLVLFESSIEKIEKLFA
- the rpsJ gene encoding 30S ribosomal protein S10, with the protein product MNQKIRIKLKSYDHNLVDKSSEKIVKAVKATGAVVSGPIPLPTEKERFTVLRSPHVNKKSREQFQICTYKRLVDIYSNSAKTVDALMKLELPSGVDVEIKV